The genomic window CGCTTCCTTCCACGGGAATCGCCTCCGTTCCGATCGGGTCCGTTCCGCTCAACGAAGCACCTGCTGCAGGCCGAAGTTGAGGATGCGATCCACGATCCCGATGAAGATGGCAAGAACAATGACCGTCACGATAACGACCATCGTCGACCCCCGGAGTTCATCCCGGGAAGGCCAGCTCACCTTCTTCATTTCCAC from Gemmatimonadota bacterium includes these protein-coding regions:
- the secE gene encoding preprotein translocase subunit SecE produces the protein MIEKIKQFVKDVRVEMKKVSWPSRDELRGSTMVVIVTVIVLAIFIGIVDRILNFGLQQVLR